A single Thermosynechococcus vestitus BP-1 DNA region contains:
- the murJ gene encoding murein biosynthesis integral membrane protein MurJ, whose product MQKKSRSLAHIATIVAVATLLSKVAGLVRQQAIAAEFGVGAAVDAYSYAYVIPGFLFVLLGGINGPFHSSIISVVLKQPPEKAAPLVETITTVVGVLLLVLTAILMVLAEPLIQLIAPGASPEIQALAAEQFRIMAPLAVLSGLIGIGFGTLNAADQYWLPSISPLLSSLAVIIGIWFFADEFGPVVLAWGTLVGGILQWLVQIPAQWQAGMGTLRLRFDFNRPEVRELIQLMGPATLSSGMLLISVYISLFFASQLPVGAASALSYSQLLFLTPLGILSNVILVPYMPIFSKLAQPEHWPHLKERIRQSLVLTALSMMPLGGLMAALALPAVRVVYERRAFDFQASQLVAALLLVYAIGMFFYLARDVIVRVFYALEDGRTPLYITLWGLGFNALFCFFFTQVFGAVGLAMATVGVNTVSFIALTWILHRRLGGLPWGQLIVPLAGIALASVLAGGAGWGALKGLELLWGREGLGVQLLQLAIAGSVNLIVFAAIISPLNLPEVEFFLSKVRRFLPKRYQ is encoded by the coding sequence GTGCAAAAGAAGTCGCGTTCGCTTGCCCACATTGCCACCATTGTTGCCGTTGCTACGCTGTTGAGTAAAGTCGCGGGACTGGTTCGCCAGCAGGCGATCGCCGCCGAATTTGGTGTTGGCGCCGCAGTGGATGCCTACAGTTACGCCTATGTGATTCCGGGGTTTCTCTTTGTGCTCTTGGGGGGGATCAATGGCCCTTTCCACAGTTCCATCATCAGTGTGGTTCTCAAGCAACCCCCAGAAAAAGCCGCGCCCCTCGTGGAAACCATTACCACCGTTGTGGGCGTCCTCCTGCTGGTGCTCACCGCCATTTTGATGGTGCTGGCGGAACCCTTAATTCAACTCATTGCCCCCGGCGCAAGTCCAGAGATTCAAGCCTTAGCCGCAGAGCAGTTTCGGATTATGGCGCCCTTGGCGGTGCTCTCGGGTTTGATTGGGATTGGCTTTGGCACCCTCAATGCTGCCGATCAGTATTGGCTGCCCTCCATTAGTCCCCTGCTGTCCAGCTTGGCGGTGATCATTGGGATTTGGTTCTTTGCTGATGAGTTTGGCCCAGTGGTACTTGCTTGGGGAACCCTAGTGGGAGGAATACTGCAATGGCTCGTACAAATTCCTGCCCAATGGCAAGCGGGCATGGGTACATTGCGATTACGTTTTGATTTCAATCGTCCTGAGGTGCGGGAGTTAATTCAACTCATGGGGCCTGCCACCCTATCCTCGGGAATGCTCCTGATCAGCGTTTATATCAGTCTCTTCTTTGCCTCCCAGTTGCCGGTGGGTGCTGCGTCGGCCTTGAGTTACTCCCAACTCCTATTTCTGACGCCCTTGGGGATTCTCTCCAATGTAATCCTTGTGCCCTATATGCCCATTTTTTCCAAGTTGGCACAGCCAGAACACTGGCCGCATCTTAAGGAACGCATTCGCCAGAGCTTGGTCCTCACTGCCTTGAGTATGATGCCCCTCGGTGGCCTGATGGCGGCCTTGGCCTTACCGGCAGTGCGGGTGGTCTATGAGCGGCGTGCCTTTGATTTTCAGGCCTCCCAACTGGTGGCGGCGCTGCTGCTGGTCTATGCCATTGGTATGTTTTTCTACCTTGCCCGCGATGTGATTGTCCGTGTCTTTTATGCCCTAGAGGATGGCCGCACACCACTGTATATCACCCTCTGGGGATTGGGATTTAATGCCCTGTTTTGCTTTTTCTTTACCCAAGTCTTTGGCGCTGTCGGTTTGGCAATGGCCACTGTTGGCGTGAATACGGTATCGTTTATTGCCCTTACTTGGATTTTGCACCGTCGTTTGGGGGGGCTGCCTTGGGGGCAGCTTATTGTGCCTTTGGCAGGAATTGCCCTAGCCAGTGTTCTCGCTGGTGGGGCAGGTTGGGGTGCCCTCAAAGGACTGGAATTACTCTGGGGGCGGGAAGGCTTGGGGGTGCAACTGTTGCAACTGGCGATCGCCGGCAGTGTCAACCTGATCGTTTTTGCAGCGATCATCTCACCCCTAAATCTGCCAGAGGTGGAGTTTTTTCTGAGCAAAGTACGGCGATTTTTGCCTAAGCGATACCAGTAA
- a CDS encoding sensor histidine kinase, protein MVRAIQYRLALWYVGVTALLLLIFGTGFFFYVRGTLIERVDDTLSHVVEVVSRSLIIDTGTAEVIDWQTSLGSSPLAGLEEDHIDLEGFTPDQQLAWSTFSEPLDLPLHLSRTAETVQVAKDRWLRQMTVALVVGDRLLGYLRVSHPWFEVTQPSQALLWDLLVGITITLTLVSISGWFLSRLAIAPLQQSYAYLKQFTADASHELRNPVALIQTNVQVALATADPQTQRQQLLVIERLSRRLSRLVDDLLFLARQDSGMIPLQAQPCHLDAILLGVIEEQMPLIEQKHLQLALELADPQTSEAAAYRLWGNPDHLSRLLSNILSNAVQYTPAGGQIQVRLDQQGKFYRLVIADNGPGIPASELPRLFDRFYRLQGTKSEGTGLGLAIAQSIVQAHRGQIQVTSEVGQGTCFTILLPTEIKEI, encoded by the coding sequence ATGGTTCGTGCGATTCAATACCGTCTGGCCCTGTGGTACGTCGGAGTAACGGCACTTCTGCTCCTCATTTTTGGGACAGGGTTCTTTTTCTATGTGCGGGGAACGCTGATTGAGCGCGTTGATGACACCCTTAGCCACGTTGTTGAGGTGGTGAGTCGCTCCCTGATTATTGACACGGGCACTGCGGAAGTCATTGATTGGCAAACTAGTTTAGGCAGTAGCCCCCTTGCTGGGCTAGAGGAAGATCACATTGACCTTGAGGGGTTTACCCCAGATCAGCAGTTGGCTTGGAGCACGTTTTCAGAACCCCTGGATCTGCCCTTGCATCTGAGTCGGACAGCGGAAACGGTACAGGTGGCAAAGGATCGCTGGCTACGGCAGATGACGGTGGCTTTAGTCGTGGGCGATCGCCTGCTAGGCTATTTGCGGGTTAGCCATCCTTGGTTCGAGGTGACCCAACCCAGTCAAGCCCTCCTCTGGGATCTCTTAGTCGGTATTACCATCACGCTGACACTGGTGAGTATTAGTGGCTGGTTCCTGTCACGGCTGGCGATCGCCCCCTTGCAGCAGTCCTATGCCTATTTGAAGCAATTTACCGCCGATGCCTCCCATGAACTGCGCAATCCGGTGGCCCTGATTCAAACCAATGTCCAAGTTGCCCTAGCCACTGCGGATCCGCAAACCCAACGCCAGCAACTTCTGGTCATTGAACGCCTCAGTCGTCGCCTCAGCCGTTTGGTGGATGATTTGCTGTTTCTGGCTCGCCAAGATAGCGGCATGATTCCCCTGCAGGCCCAACCCTGCCACCTCGATGCGATTCTTTTGGGGGTGATTGAGGAGCAGATGCCCCTGATTGAACAAAAGCACCTGCAACTGGCGTTGGAGCTCGCAGATCCCCAGACCTCAGAAGCAGCCGCCTATCGCCTTTGGGGCAACCCCGATCATCTCAGCCGCCTCCTAAGCAATATCCTCAGTAATGCCGTGCAATATACCCCTGCGGGCGGTCAGATTCAAGTGAGGTTAGATCAGCAGGGCAAATTCTACCGTCTGGTGATTGCCGATAATGGACCGGGGATTCCTGCCAGTGAACTGCCCCGCCTTTTTGATCGCTTTTATCGCCTTCAGGGCACAAAATCCGAGGGAACAGGTTTAGGGCTGGCGATCGCCCAGTCCATTGTTCAGGCCCATCGAGGTCAGATTCAGGTGACGAGTGAAGTCGGTCAAGGTACCTGCTTTACGATTCTGCTGCCAACAGAAATAAAAGAGATCTAG
- a CDS encoding CHAT domain-containing tetratricopeptide repeat protein, protein MNTRGYLVSGAIALGSCLILGLCFPTLALQFQEIANEIYQQQFQGLANQIDQLREQGNIQAAIPLAERFVTLVEKILGPNHPLLAATLNELAQLHVEQGNYAAALPLYQRALAIYERAGGSDQPSVAAILNNLANLYRAQGNYDAALPVLQRSLAIAEKTRGLNHPEVAITLNNMALLYTEQKKTAAALPLYQRALRIFEQTLGEKSPYVATTLNNLANLYRRQKNATAALPLYQRALQIREQTLPAGHPDIANSLNNLATLYFDQRNYAAALPLYQRTLAIAQSRLGHNHPNTALALSNLAAVYWQQGNLTQTLALLQNVQEIEEKNLSENLIVGSEDYKRNYLATFQDSTNAILSLHLQSLPRHPEATALALTTILRRKGRLLDFFSQNQARLQRQLAAPDQAKLEQLTKLRTAIAKLVFASAEPAAFSQVQQLQTQASQLEAELSLRSASFRELTQPVTIAAVQRLIPANAALIEFIRYRPYDLRTQRFGEPRYGVYVLPARGQPLGKDLGPAAEIDAQVRQTRFRLADRRLPKVEVQRAAQALTEQVITPIRPWLGNATHLLIAPDGELNTIPFQALVDAQGRYLVESYWITLLTSGRELLRILSRPVTANPPLIIADPSFDRSSTMHALDGRGLTFTPLPGTAEEAQALRALVPQAQVLLQAAATETAVKAANSPKILHLATHGFFLAASGNKDILENPLLRSGLVLAASNERQRGSEGDDGLLTALEVTGMNLRDTELVVLSACDTGRGEVVNGEGVYGLRRAFTLAGARSQVSTLWKVDDRVTRDIMIAFYQNLQRGMGRTEALRQVQLQRLKDESPYYWAAFVSSGDWSPLALPR, encoded by the coding sequence ATGAATACCAGGGGCTACCTTGTCTCGGGCGCGATCGCCCTTGGAAGTTGTCTAATTTTGGGTCTGTGTTTTCCAACTCTAGCCCTGCAATTTCAGGAAATTGCCAATGAAATTTATCAACAACAATTTCAGGGACTTGCCAATCAAATTGATCAACTGCGAGAACAAGGGAATATACAGGCTGCTATCCCCCTAGCAGAGCGCTTTGTGACCCTTGTGGAAAAGATCCTAGGCCCCAACCATCCCCTTTTGGCAGCGACTCTCAACGAGTTGGCACAGCTCCATGTTGAGCAGGGAAATTATGCAGCAGCCCTCCCCCTCTATCAACGGGCATTGGCTATCTATGAGCGGGCTGGAGGGTCAGATCAACCATCGGTGGCTGCAATACTCAATAACTTGGCCAACCTCTACCGTGCCCAAGGGAACTATGATGCTGCGCTGCCAGTGCTTCAGCGGTCATTGGCGATCGCCGAAAAGACCCGAGGGTTAAATCATCCTGAGGTGGCGATCACGCTCAATAACATGGCGCTCCTCTACACTGAGCAAAAAAAGACCGCTGCCGCTCTGCCCTTGTATCAACGCGCCCTCAGGATCTTTGAGCAAACCCTTGGGGAGAAAAGTCCCTATGTGGCAACAACGCTGAACAACCTTGCAAACCTGTATCGACGACAAAAGAATGCCACCGCCGCCTTGCCCTTGTACCAACGTGCCCTTCAGATTCGCGAACAAACGTTGCCCGCAGGTCACCCCGATATTGCTAATAGCTTGAATAATTTAGCCACGCTCTATTTTGATCAGCGCAACTATGCAGCAGCACTGCCTCTTTATCAACGCACACTGGCGATCGCCCAATCTCGCCTAGGGCACAACCATCCCAATACTGCCCTTGCCCTGAGTAACCTTGCTGCTGTCTATTGGCAACAGGGCAATCTTACCCAAACCCTTGCCCTACTGCAAAACGTACAGGAGATTGAGGAAAAGAACCTCAGTGAAAATTTGATCGTGGGTTCCGAGGATTACAAGCGCAATTATTTGGCGACATTTCAAGACAGCACCAATGCCATTCTCAGCTTGCATCTCCAGAGTCTGCCCCGGCACCCTGAGGCCACTGCCCTTGCTCTGACAACCATCCTGCGCCGCAAGGGGCGGTTACTCGATTTTTTCAGCCAAAACCAAGCACGACTGCAACGGCAACTGGCGGCTCCAGATCAAGCGAAGCTTGAACAGCTCACCAAACTGCGCACAGCCATCGCCAAACTCGTTTTTGCTTCGGCAGAGCCAGCAGCTTTCTCCCAAGTGCAGCAGCTGCAAACCCAAGCCAGTCAACTGGAAGCCGAACTAAGTTTGCGCAGTGCTAGCTTTCGCGAGCTGACTCAACCCGTAACCATTGCTGCGGTTCAACGGTTGATTCCAGCCAATGCTGCTTTGATCGAGTTTATTCGCTATCGCCCCTACGACTTGCGCACCCAGAGGTTTGGTGAGCCGCGCTATGGCGTCTATGTGTTGCCTGCTAGAGGTCAACCCCTAGGAAAAGATCTGGGCCCTGCTGCTGAAATAGATGCCCAAGTACGCCAGACCCGTTTCCGTTTGGCTGACCGGCGTTTACCGAAGGTTGAAGTTCAACGGGCAGCTCAAGCTCTGACTGAGCAGGTGATTACCCCCATTCGTCCGTGGCTTGGCAATGCAACTCATTTGCTCATTGCGCCGGATGGGGAGTTGAATACCATTCCCTTTCAGGCTCTTGTGGATGCCCAAGGGCGCTATCTGGTGGAATCCTATTGGATTACATTGCTAACCTCTGGGCGGGAACTCCTGCGCATCCTATCCCGACCTGTAACTGCGAATCCCCCGTTGATTATTGCTGACCCGAGTTTCGATCGCTCATCAACGATGCACGCCCTTGATGGGCGGGGTTTGACTTTTACTCCCCTACCGGGAACGGCGGAGGAAGCGCAAGCACTCAGGGCGCTCGTTCCCCAAGCCCAAGTGTTACTGCAAGCTGCAGCCACCGAAACCGCAGTTAAAGCCGCCAATTCTCCTAAAATTCTCCACTTGGCTACTCACGGTTTCTTTTTAGCTGCTTCCGGGAACAAAGACATCCTTGAAAACCCCCTCCTGCGATCGGGGTTGGTCTTGGCAGCATCTAACGAACGCCAGCGTGGCTCAGAGGGTGATGATGGCCTCCTGACTGCCTTAGAAGTCACCGGCATGAATCTTAGGGACACAGAATTAGTCGTGTTATCCGCCTGTGATACGGGGCGAGGGGAGGTGGTCAATGGCGAGGGGGTCTATGGGTTGCGGCGAGCCTTTACATTGGCTGGGGCGCGATCGCAGGTGAGTACCCTGTGGAAAGTGGATGATCGAGTAACCCGCGATATCATGATCGCCTTTTACCAAAACCTGCAGCGAGGGATGGGGCGAACAGAAGCCCTGCGGCAAGTCCAGCTTCAGCGACTCAAGGATGAATCTCCCTACTATTGGGCAGCCTTTGTGTCCAGTGGTGATTGGTCTCCCTTAGCATTGCCCCGATGA
- the cgtA gene encoding Obg family GTPase CgtA has protein sequence MQFIDLAEIHVKAGKGGDGIIAFRREKYVPAGGPSGGNGGNGGSVILKAVSNLQTLLDFRYAHVFKAENGQRGGPNNRTGACGADLVIEVPCGTMVWDAETGELLGDLTTPGQTLLVAKGGKGGLGNKHFLSNHQRAPDYALPGLEGEERHLRLELKLLAEVGIIGLPNAGKSTLISVLSAARPKIADYPFTTLVPNLGVVRQPNGDGTVFADIPGLIAGAHTGLGLGHEFLRHIERTRLLLHLIDATAEDVVAAYQTIRDELVAYGHGLGDRPQIVALNKIDALDASQITTLQETLAAYVGQRVFAISAVARQGLEPLLEAVWQELGVSVSH, from the coding sequence ATGCAATTTATTGACCTTGCAGAAATTCACGTCAAAGCCGGCAAAGGGGGTGACGGCATTATTGCCTTTCGCCGTGAAAAGTATGTGCCTGCAGGGGGGCCATCGGGGGGCAATGGTGGCAATGGCGGCTCGGTGATTCTCAAGGCAGTCTCGAATTTACAAACGCTGCTGGACTTTCGCTATGCCCATGTTTTCAAGGCAGAAAATGGCCAACGGGGCGGGCCGAATAACCGTACCGGTGCCTGTGGTGCGGATTTAGTGATTGAGGTGCCCTGCGGCACAATGGTCTGGGATGCGGAAACCGGGGAATTGCTGGGAGACCTTACGACCCCCGGTCAAACGCTGCTTGTGGCTAAGGGAGGCAAAGGGGGGTTAGGGAATAAGCACTTCCTCAGCAATCATCAGCGGGCACCGGACTATGCCCTACCGGGCTTGGAGGGAGAAGAACGGCATCTACGGCTAGAATTGAAGCTACTGGCCGAAGTGGGCATTATTGGCCTGCCTAACGCGGGCAAGTCCACACTGATTTCAGTACTGTCAGCAGCGCGACCCAAAATTGCGGATTATCCCTTTACAACCTTGGTGCCCAATTTGGGAGTGGTCCGCCAACCCAATGGCGATGGAACGGTATTTGCCGATATTCCGGGTCTGATTGCTGGTGCCCATACCGGGCTGGGGTTGGGGCATGAGTTTCTCCGCCATATTGAGCGCACCCGGCTGCTGCTGCATTTGATTGATGCCACGGCTGAGGATGTGGTGGCTGCCTACCAAACGATTCGCGATGAGTTAGTGGCCTACGGCCACGGCTTGGGCGATCGCCCCCAAATCGTCGCTTTGAATAAAATTGATGCCCTCGATGCCTCGCAAATCACGACTCTTCAAGAGACCCTCGCTGCCTACGTGGGTCAACGGGTTTTTGCTATCTCGGCGGTAGCTCGTCAGGGGTTAGAGCCTCTCTTAGAGGCTGTTTGGCAGGAACTGGGGGTCAGCGTTTCCCATTAG
- a CDS encoding LCP family protein, producing the protein MLIRWQRRRQPAPPEEEVLFWRLVLWLGVALISGSLGALWGLLSQSTPLMQRSLSPQEWQVFQRGDRWTGARLHQPLNLLLIGSKVLTSDLDHPPDPNLTYHALVNSVEGLSDSLLLVRFDPVQQRLVILSIPRDTLTFIPGRGDAKINEANALGGPALAAATVSELLGNVPIDRYLRINVQGIEKLIDALGGVTLDVPIAMRYRDESQHLYIDLQAGRHHLNGQQALQFLRFRYDALGDIGRVQRQQMFLRTLMEQTARPETLARTPHILSIIRENLDTNLTVEELMSLGQFLTRLPRSRVQFLLLPGNFNGTTEEVAVSYWLPNYQRIAWLTDQYFRDTPTADPRETGLPSPAQVRIAIQNTNLPQSLVMRLSEQLATAGYPHPLVAEPLPQPIPITRIIAQQGDLAAARQVQLLLGFGEVRVESTGVLASDVTIQLGDDARDRLQLRRTTSL; encoded by the coding sequence GTGTTGATTCGATGGCAACGCCGACGACAACCGGCTCCGCCTGAAGAAGAGGTCTTATTTTGGCGACTGGTGTTGTGGCTAGGGGTTGCCCTGATCTCCGGCAGCCTAGGGGCACTCTGGGGGCTACTGAGTCAGAGTACACCGCTCATGCAGCGATCGCTCAGCCCTCAGGAGTGGCAGGTGTTTCAACGGGGCGATCGCTGGACAGGGGCAAGGCTGCATCAGCCCCTAAATTTATTGCTCATTGGCTCTAAGGTCTTAACCTCCGACTTAGATCACCCCCCCGACCCCAACCTTACCTACCATGCCCTCGTTAATTCCGTTGAGGGACTATCGGACTCGCTTCTATTGGTGCGCTTTGATCCAGTGCAGCAACGTTTAGTGATACTCTCAATTCCCCGCGATACCCTGACCTTTATTCCCGGCCGCGGGGATGCCAAAATCAACGAAGCCAATGCCCTTGGGGGGCCAGCGTTGGCAGCAGCGACGGTCAGTGAGCTGTTGGGAAATGTGCCCATTGATCGCTATTTGCGCATTAATGTTCAGGGAATCGAGAAACTCATTGATGCCCTTGGGGGTGTGACCCTCGATGTGCCCATAGCCATGCGCTATCGCGATGAGAGTCAGCACCTCTATATTGATTTGCAAGCCGGACGACACCACCTGAATGGCCAGCAAGCCCTGCAATTTCTGCGCTTTCGCTACGATGCCCTTGGGGATATTGGCCGTGTGCAGCGACAACAGATGTTCTTGCGGACATTGATGGAGCAAACGGCTCGGCCGGAAACCCTTGCCCGTACTCCCCACATTCTCAGTATTATTCGCGAAAACTTGGATACGAATTTAACGGTTGAAGAATTGATGAGCTTGGGCCAATTCCTGACCAGGTTGCCGCGATCGCGGGTGCAGTTTCTGCTGCTGCCGGGGAACTTTAATGGCACCACTGAGGAAGTGGCAGTGAGCTATTGGTTGCCCAATTACCAACGGATTGCTTGGCTAACGGATCAGTATTTCCGTGATACCCCTACGGCTGATCCACGGGAGACGGGTTTGCCCTCCCCTGCCCAAGTGCGGATTGCCATTCAAAATACCAACCTGCCCCAATCATTGGTGATGCGTCTGAGTGAGCAACTGGCAACCGCCGGTTACCCCCATCCCCTGGTGGCGGAGCCATTGCCCCAACCGATCCCGATTACGCGGATCATTGCCCAGCAGGGGGACTTGGCGGCAGCGCGTCAGGTGCAGTTACTGTTGGGATTTGGAGAAGTGCGGGTGGAGAGTACGGGTGTGCTAGCATCGGATGTAACGATTCAACTGGGCGACGATGCCCGCGATCGCCTGCAATTGAGACGAACAACATCTCTGTGA
- a CDS encoding ROK family protein — protein MSEPYVIGVDLGGTAIKMGRFSPKGDCLNALTLPTPQPPFPERVIKAILQGIQDLDGEDQALAIGMGIPGPVDASGRIARRAINLDWYEVPISDSLEHLTGKPTVIGNDANCAGLGEAWLGAGNQFKDLILLTLGTGVGGAIILNGELFVGRDGTAGELGLITLDYNGPPCNSGNRGSLEQHVSAQALRRRWGCEPHEMAERAKNGDPEAIALWQTYGRELAAGIASLVYVLTPEAVIIGGGISAASDLFFPSMIAELEERVLPTSRHHLQCLRATLGNSAGIVGAAKLAWQHVKEHL, from the coding sequence GTGAGTGAACCCTACGTTATTGGCGTTGATCTCGGTGGCACGGCCATCAAAATGGGGCGCTTTAGTCCCAAGGGGGACTGCCTCAATGCCCTGACGTTGCCGACTCCTCAGCCCCCTTTTCCAGAACGGGTGATCAAAGCAATTTTGCAGGGGATTCAAGACCTGGATGGTGAGGATCAGGCATTGGCGATTGGTATGGGCATACCGGGGCCTGTGGATGCCAGCGGTCGCATTGCCCGCCGTGCCATTAACCTTGACTGGTACGAAGTGCCGATTAGCGATAGCCTGGAACACCTGACGGGCAAACCCACAGTGATTGGTAACGATGCCAACTGCGCCGGCCTCGGAGAAGCATGGCTAGGAGCAGGGAATCAGTTCAAAGACTTAATTTTGCTCACATTGGGGACGGGGGTAGGGGGTGCCATTATCCTCAATGGGGAGTTGTTCGTTGGTCGAGATGGCACCGCCGGCGAGTTGGGGCTGATTACCCTCGACTACAACGGGCCTCCCTGCAACAGTGGCAATCGCGGTTCCCTGGAGCAACACGTTTCCGCCCAAGCCCTGCGGCGGCGTTGGGGCTGTGAACCCCATGAGATGGCAGAGCGGGCCAAAAATGGCGATCCTGAGGCGATCGCCCTCTGGCAAACCTATGGCCGCGAATTAGCCGCTGGCATTGCTAGCCTTGTGTATGTGCTCACCCCGGAAGCAGTGATTATTGGCGGGGGGATAAGTGCCGCCAGTGATCTCTTCTTTCCCTCGATGATTGCTGAATTGGAGGAGCGGGTGCTGCCCACCTCCCGTCATCACCTCCAGTGTTTGCGAGCAACCCTTGGGAATTCCGCAGGCATCGTCGGTGCAGCCAAACTGGCATGGCAACATGTGAAAGAGCATCTCTAA
- a CDS encoding Uma2 family endonuclease, with protein sequence MADSPLEDIDLTGFIPIVPDFVTELRSPSDPIDRLGANMQAYQPLGVSLGLLR encoded by the coding sequence ATGGCTGACTCCCCCCTAGAGGATATTGATCTGACGGGCTTTATCCCAATCGTGCCGGATTTCGTTACTGAGTTGCGATCGCCCTCGGATCCTATTGACCGCTTAGGCGCCAACATGCAGGCGTATCAGCCACTGGGGGTGTCCTTGGGACTGCTGCGCTGA
- a CDS encoding pyridoxal phosphate-dependent aminotransferase, with protein MDWATRVMRVTPSVTLAIDAKAKAMRAAGEDVCSFSAGEPDFDTPAHIREAVKTALDQGKTRYGPAAGEPALRQAIATKLNRDNHLPYRAENILVTNGGKQALFNLMLALINPGDEVIIPAPYWVSYPEMVHLASGTPVIVATTPETGYRITPAQLEDAITPKTRLVVLNSPSNPTGMVYTPEEIRELAAVIVRHQLWVVSDEIYEKILYDGAEHLSIGAVSGAAFERTIVCSGFAKAYAMTGWRVGYLAGTTEIVKVATKIQSHSTSNVCTFAQYGALAALEGSQDCVAEMVAAFRERRAYMYAGICEIPRLRCLKPKGAFYLFVDIGDTGIGSVEFCDRLLEEEKVAAVPGKAFGMDDHIRLSYATDLATIEKGLTRLAKFVQRL; from the coding sequence ATGGATTGGGCAACGCGGGTGATGCGGGTCACGCCGTCGGTAACGCTGGCGATTGATGCCAAAGCCAAGGCAATGCGGGCGGCTGGAGAAGATGTCTGTAGCTTCAGTGCAGGCGAACCCGACTTTGACACCCCTGCCCACATTCGTGAAGCTGTGAAAACAGCTCTCGATCAAGGTAAAACTCGCTATGGTCCGGCGGCAGGGGAACCGGCTCTGCGGCAGGCGATCGCCACCAAGCTCAACCGCGACAACCACCTGCCCTATCGTGCGGAAAATATCCTCGTCACCAATGGCGGCAAGCAGGCCCTCTTTAACCTGATGCTGGCCCTGATCAACCCCGGCGATGAGGTGATTATTCCTGCCCCCTACTGGGTGAGTTATCCAGAAATGGTGCATCTAGCCAGTGGCACGCCAGTGATTGTGGCAACCACGCCGGAAACGGGCTATCGAATTACCCCTGCGCAACTGGAGGATGCGATTACACCGAAGACACGGCTGGTTGTCCTCAATTCCCCCAGTAACCCCACGGGCATGGTCTATACACCTGAGGAAATTCGTGAGCTGGCGGCAGTGATTGTGCGGCATCAACTGTGGGTCGTTTCTGATGAAATTTACGAAAAAATACTCTACGACGGTGCCGAACACCTGAGCATTGGCGCAGTCAGTGGGGCTGCCTTTGAGCGCACCATTGTTTGCAGTGGGTTTGCCAAGGCCTATGCCATGACCGGCTGGCGAGTGGGCTACCTAGCAGGGACAACGGAGATTGTTAAAGTGGCAACCAAAATTCAGAGCCACAGCACCTCAAATGTGTGTACATTTGCCCAGTATGGCGCCCTTGCTGCCTTAGAAGGAAGTCAAGACTGTGTGGCTGAGATGGTGGCAGCATTTCGCGAGCGCCGTGCCTATATGTATGCCGGGATTTGTGAGATTCCGCGGCTGCGCTGTCTCAAACCCAAGGGGGCATTTTATTTGTTTGTGGATATTGGCGACACGGGTATAGGGTCCGTGGAATTTTGCGATCGCCTGCTGGAGGAGGAAAAAGTGGCCGCCGTCCCCGGTAAAGCCTTTGGCATGGATGATCACATTCGCCTCTCCTACGCCACGGATCTAGCCACGATTGAAAAAGGCCTGACGCGACTAGCGAAATTTGTCCAGCGGCTCTAA
- a CDS encoding glycosyltransferase family 2 protein, with product MTEGLAVELAGLRSFSIVMPAYNVVTQRGERIFRETLESIAASCRYLQQHFPYTPEGELILISDGSTDRTCDVAMAGWPNAVPLQLVGLPTNVGIAAARNIGVRLAKGEVIFFCDADDLYRPEHLFLALSVLNQPLPEPYAPAYFGAVRTGVYCRDRLHPYWHKSLEQTLVLNLAVRREVHEFIGGFPEDEVFRQFRYGAEDVAYAYWLHQFCHTARLEQRTVEYRRFPNSVFDRQLKKFQAAPGTVADDLDEGDRQQEAQIRQIMATRLQELQAKAAQGVA from the coding sequence GTGACGGAGGGACTTGCTGTGGAACTTGCTGGCCTGCGTTCCTTCTCGATTGTGATGCCCGCCTACAATGTGGTAACCCAGCGGGGAGAAAGGATCTTTCGCGAAACCCTTGAGAGCATTGCTGCCAGTTGCCGCTACCTCCAACAGCACTTCCCCTACACCCCTGAGGGGGAATTGATCCTGATTAGCGATGGTTCAACGGATCGCACCTGCGATGTGGCGATGGCAGGATGGCCGAATGCTGTCCCTCTGCAATTGGTGGGCCTGCCGACGAACGTTGGGATTGCAGCAGCGCGAAACATTGGGGTGCGCTTAGCCAAAGGTGAGGTGATTTTTTTCTGTGATGCCGATGATCTATACCGCCCTGAGCACCTGTTTTTAGCCCTATCGGTGTTGAATCAGCCCTTACCGGAACCCTATGCCCCGGCCTATTTTGGGGCGGTGCGCACGGGGGTCTATTGTCGCGATCGCCTGCATCCCTACTGGCACAAGAGCCTCGAGCAAACCTTGGTGCTGAACCTGGCTGTGCGCCGCGAAGTCCACGAGTTTATTGGCGGCTTTCCAGAGGATGAGGTGTTTCGCCAATTTCGCTATGGGGCTGAGGATGTGGCCTATGCCTATTGGTTGCACCAGTTTTGCCACACCGCCCGCCTCGAGCAGCGGACCGTTGAGTACCGCCGCTTTCCCAATAGTGTCTTTGACCGTCAACTCAAGAAATTCCAAGCCGCTCCCGGCACGGTGGCCGACGACCTTGATGAGGGCGATCGCCAGCAGGAGGCGCAGATACGGCAGATTATGGCCACACGACTTCAGGAATTGCAGGCCAAGGCAGCTCAAGGCGTGGCCTAG